A DNA window from Rhipicephalus sanguineus isolate Rsan-2018 chromosome 8, BIME_Rsan_1.4, whole genome shotgun sequence contains the following coding sequences:
- the LOC119403531 gene encoding uncharacterized protein LOC119403531 yields the protein MDGHNTSTQVSHRTVRDAEVQCSPSTTSRHSGPNQRTSCFSGYESVKSCSSAMRDLCGVTLEMYAVLFALLPVAADRSCDVSMHDRLLLFLMKLKLGITYSSLAILFSVSRMTAARHFNSVLRTLAAATQKWIFVPPRHIIRSLMPNCFKVHYPNCTMIIDCTEVPTEQPASVAQQRALYSNYKGGYTLKFLVAITPNGAVCFHSKAYRGRCSDAFITVHSDFLKEVEPGDMIMADKGFPGITTYLGKAGAVLVMPPFLRGQGQFSEADVEQTYNIARVRIHVERMIQRIKMYNVLNTRVPIELIPAMSDVFHVCCVLANMQPPIIKEPTTAES from the exons ATGG ATGGGCATAACACAAGCACACAGGTGTCACACAGAACTGTTCGTGATGCAGAAGTTCAGTGCAGCCCTTCAACCACTTCACGCCACAGTGGGCCAAACCAGAGAACTTCTTGTTTCAGTGGCTATGAAAGCGTAAAATCATGCTCTTCTGCCATGAGAGATCTCTGTGGTGTCACACTGGAAATGTATGCAGTTTTATTTGCGCTGCTGCCTGTCGCTGCTGACCGCTCATGTGATGTTTCCATGCATGACAGACTCCTGCTTTTTTTAATGAAGCTAAAGTTGGGCATTACGTACTCATCACTTGCCATTTTGTTTTCTGTAAGCAGAATGACTGCTGCAAGGCATTTTAATAGCGTGCTTCGCACATTGGCTGCCGCAACTCAGAAATGGATATTCGTTCCACCCAGACACATCATCAGGTCTCTAATGCCCAATTGCTTCAAAGTACACTACCCAAATTGCACCATGATTATAGATTGCACGGAGGTTCCCACAGAGCAGCCAGCTTCTGTAGCACAGCAGAGGGCACTCTATTCAAACTACAAGGGTGGCTACACGCTGAAATTTCTTGTAGCAATCACACCGAATGGAGCTGTCTGTTTTCATTCTAAGGCATATCGTGGAAGGTGTTCTGATGCTTTCATCACAGTGCATTCCGACTTCCTCAAAGAAGTAGAACCAGGCGACATGATCATGGCAGATAAGGGGTTTCCTGGCATTACCACGTATCTCGGGAAGGCAggggctgtacttgttatgcctCCTTTTCTCAGAGGCCAGGGTCAGTTCTCGGAGGCCGATGTAGAGCAGACTTATAACATTGCAAGAGTGCGAATTCATGTGGAACGTATGATCCAGCGGATCAAGATGTACAATGTGTTAAATACACGTGTGCCCATTGAATTGATTCCTGCCATGTCCGACGTTTTCCATGTGTGTTGTGTACTGGCTAATATGCAGCCTCCAATAATAAAGGAGCCAACGACTGCAGAATCGTAA